A genomic window from Streptococcus sanguinis includes:
- a CDS encoding copper homeostasis protein CutC, with amino-acid sequence MMLYEFCAENVTLLEKAMKAGSQRIELCDNLAVGGTTPSYGVIQAAVDLAKLYGATVMTMIRPRGGDFVYTDLEIEIMLADIQKAKEAGSQGVVFGVLTEKNEIDVLKMQRLLEACKGLEVVFHMAFDAIPAEYQFGEMDWLIENGVQRILTHGGPANEPIEEHFAWLDELIEHAADRIDIMPGGGIHLGNRQEVIDSLAVDQLHGTKIVF; translated from the coding sequence ATGATGCTTTATGAATTTTGTGCGGAAAATGTAACCTTGTTAGAAAAGGCTATGAAGGCAGGATCCCAGCGGATTGAGCTCTGTGATAATCTGGCTGTCGGTGGCACGACACCTAGCTATGGCGTAATTCAAGCAGCAGTTGACTTGGCCAAGCTTTATGGCGCGACTGTGATGACCATGATTCGGCCACGAGGCGGTGATTTTGTTTACACTGACCTTGAGATTGAGATTATGCTGGCTGATATCCAAAAAGCTAAGGAAGCTGGCAGTCAGGGAGTCGTTTTTGGTGTCTTGACGGAGAAGAATGAAATAGATGTTCTGAAGATGCAGCGCCTGTTAGAGGCTTGCAAGGGACTGGAAGTAGTCTTTCACATGGCTTTTGATGCGATACCGGCTGAATACCAGTTTGGCGAAATGGATTGGCTAATTGAGAACGGTGTCCAGCGAATTTTGACCCACGGAGGACCTGCTAATGAGCCAATTGAGGAGCATTTTGCTTGGCTGGACGAATTAATCGAGCATGCTGCTGATCGGATTGATATCATGCCGGGCGGTGGCATTCATTTGGGCAATCGTCAGGAAGTTATAGATAGTCTGGCAGTAGACCAGCTGCATGGAACTAAAATTGTATTTTAA
- a CDS encoding MmcQ/YjbR family DNA-binding protein produces the protein MLELFEKYKANPDKLQTYGFKESDGAYRFSQKIMKGDFRLEVTIRDEELDYQVFDCDTDDAYLQVKMEQVTGVFVGQVREACQAVLLAIRQHCFDEVGFLYEQSKRLRDHAAEVYQGQIEYLWEKSSRKSSTKAGVFRHQDSKKWYGAFLTTDWSKFEAERSGAIEVLNVKNNHVAELIQKKGIYPAFHMNKKYWLSLPLDDSLSDQEIFDLLAVSYQLTSKK, from the coding sequence ATGTTGGAACTATTTGAAAAATACAAGGCTAATCCTGACAAGCTTCAGACTTACGGCTTTAAGGAGTCTGATGGAGCTTACCGTTTCTCGCAGAAGATTATGAAGGGTGACTTTCGCTTGGAGGTGACTATCAGAGATGAGGAGCTGGACTATCAGGTTTTTGACTGTGATACTGATGACGCCTATCTACAGGTCAAGATGGAGCAAGTGACGGGTGTGTTTGTCGGTCAGGTTCGTGAAGCTTGTCAGGCAGTACTGCTGGCTATCCGTCAGCACTGTTTTGACGAGGTTGGCTTTCTCTATGAGCAGAGTAAGCGACTGCGGGATCATGCGGCTGAGGTTTATCAGGGTCAGATAGAGTACCTTTGGGAGAAGTCGTCCAGAAAGAGCTCGACTAAAGCAGGGGTTTTCCGCCATCAGGACAGTAAAAAATGGTACGGAGCCTTTCTGACAACAGACTGGTCTAAGTTTGAAGCAGAGCGAAGCGGCGCTATTGAGGTGCTGAATGTTAAGAATAACCACGTGGCAGAGTTGATTCAGAAAAAGGGGATTTATCCAGCCTTTCACATGAATAAGAAATATTGGCTCAGTCTGCCCTTGGATGATAGCCTGAGCGATCAGGAAATCTTTGATTTACTGGCTGTTAGTTACCAGCTGACCAGTAAAAAATAG
- a CDS encoding ATP-binding cassette domain-containing protein: MNLIRKLAWFFKLEKQRYIIGILALSLVSVFNLIPPRVIGQVIDRIASKHLTSQELLFNLLLLIASAFIMYGLRYVWRLYILGTSNNLGRILRSRLFEHFTHMSPSFYQKYRTGDLMAHATNDINAVVSLAGGGVMSAVDASITALVTLLTMFFILDWRLTLIAIVPMPFLSWGTGLIGRKNHESFKAAQEAFSDLNNKVQESVSGIRVTKSFGYQEAETQSFAKTNQEVYEKNVLAAKYDSLFDPLVLLFIGLSYVLTLIFGGIFISQGQFTIGELVTFITYLDMLVWPLQATGYLFNIGQRGAVSYERIEKLLAQESDVKEAEQPLSHAENGRLDYDIQKFAYAEETSLSDIHFSIEQGQTLGIVGQTGSGKTTLLRLLLREQDIQEGAIYLNGHDIREYRLKDLRRLIGYVPQEQMLFALSIRDNIRFANPQLTDSQVLAAAQLCGVYEDIQAMPEGLDTVVGERGLSLSGGQKQRLAMSRAIVTNPEILILDDSLSAVDAKTEHLILENLKSERAGKTTIITAHRLSALVHADLILVMEEGRIKERGTHQELLEQKGWYAQTYHNQQLAESLKEED; encoded by the coding sequence ATGAATCTCATTAGAAAATTAGCCTGGTTTTTTAAGTTGGAAAAGCAGCGCTATATCATCGGTATCCTGGCCTTGTCCTTGGTCAGTGTCTTCAATCTGATACCACCCAGAGTCATCGGTCAGGTTATTGACCGAATTGCTAGCAAACATCTGACTTCTCAAGAGCTGCTCTTTAATTTGCTGTTGCTGATTGCTTCAGCTTTTATCATGTACGGCCTACGTTATGTCTGGCGCCTTTATATCTTGGGGACGTCCAATAATCTGGGACGGATTCTGCGCTCTCGATTGTTCGAGCACTTTACTCACATGTCTCCCTCTTTTTATCAGAAATACCGAACAGGGGACTTGATGGCTCATGCGACCAATGATATCAATGCGGTTGTCAGTCTGGCTGGTGGTGGAGTCATGTCAGCTGTAGATGCTTCTATTACAGCCTTGGTGACCCTGCTGACTATGTTTTTCATTTTGGACTGGCGGCTGACTTTGATTGCCATTGTACCCATGCCTTTCTTGTCCTGGGGCACGGGCTTGATTGGTCGTAAAAATCATGAAAGTTTTAAGGCTGCTCAAGAGGCGTTTTCAGATTTGAACAATAAGGTCCAGGAGAGTGTTTCAGGGATTCGAGTGACCAAGTCCTTTGGCTATCAGGAAGCGGAAACTCAATCTTTTGCCAAGACCAATCAGGAAGTCTACGAAAAGAACGTTTTGGCTGCCAAGTACGATTCTCTTTTTGACCCCTTGGTTTTGCTTTTTATTGGTCTTTCTTATGTTTTGACCTTGATTTTTGGTGGAATTTTCATCTCCCAAGGGCAGTTTACCATAGGAGAGTTGGTTACTTTTATCACTTATCTGGATATGCTGGTTTGGCCGCTGCAGGCTACAGGCTATCTTTTTAACATCGGCCAGCGGGGTGCTGTTTCCTATGAACGGATCGAGAAGCTGCTGGCTCAGGAGTCAGATGTCAAGGAAGCTGAACAACCCCTCTCACATGCGGAAAATGGTCGATTGGATTATGACATTCAGAAGTTTGCTTATGCAGAGGAGACTAGCCTATCGGATATTCATTTTTCCATTGAGCAGGGACAGACACTGGGAATTGTCGGACAGACTGGCTCAGGGAAGACCACTCTTCTGCGCTTGCTGCTGCGGGAGCAGGATATTCAGGAGGGGGCTATCTATCTGAATGGCCATGATATCCGGGAGTACCGCCTCAAAGACTTGCGCCGTCTCATCGGCTATGTACCACAGGAGCAGATGCTCTTTGCTCTGTCTATTCGGGATAATATCCGCTTTGCTAACCCCCAGCTGACAGATAGCCAGGTTCTAGCTGCTGCTCAACTCTGCGGTGTTTATGAGGATATTCAGGCTATGCCAGAGGGTTTGGATACCGTTGTCGGTGAGCGGGGCTTGTCTCTGTCTGGTGGGCAGAAGCAGCGCTTGGCGATGAGTCGGGCTATTGTTACCAATCCTGAAATTCTGATTTTGGATGATTCCCTGTCGGCTGTCGATGCTAAGACAGAGCATTTGATTTTAGAAAATCTAAAGTCAGAGCGTGCTGGCAAGACAACCATTATCACAGCTCATCGGCTGTCGGCTTTGGTGCATGCAGACCTGATTTTGGTTATGGAAGAGGGACGAATCAAGGAGCGGGGCACTCACCAAGAGCTATTGGAGCAAAAGGGCTGGTATGCTCAGACATACCATAATCAGCAGCTGGCAGAAAGCTTGAAGGAGGAAGATTAA
- a CDS encoding ABC transporter ATP-binding protein — translation MKKNATFHRLLGYMWRYRIVSIMALTFILLTTLVTTALPLLARYFIDQFISHNQVWAGLPLLALYYGLFLLRVLFTFLGKYFFARVAQSVVRDLRQESFANIQRLQMAYFDKTPAGAIVSRLTNDTQAVADMFSEIFSNFLSSLLILVVTLSAMFALNWQLTLMIALFLPLMAASILLYQHLSNRQLKQVRNKLSDLNVKLSESIEGMRIIQAFGQEKRLLREFEEINGQHLGFTNRYLNINSLFLRPAMSLLKILAYGVILTYFGLTWQVAGITAGIMYAFIQYVNQLFNPLIDVMQNYSVLQTSLVAAERVFEIMDRTDYEPEQANLDLQIQDGSIEFKHVSFSYDGKRDVLQDISFSVKKGQTIAFVGSTGSGKSSIINLFLRFYEFERGQILIDGRDIKDYSQEELRRKIGLVLQDPFLYHGTVASNIQLYQEQLTREDIIEAAKFVDAHGFISQLPQGYDAPVTERGATFSSGQRQLLAFARTIATKPKILILDEATANIDSETEELIQASLRKMRQGRTTIAIAHRLSTIQDADCIYVLDKGRIIESGSHEELLGQDGTYKKMYQLQAGMMES, via the coding sequence ATGAAAAAGAATGCAACTTTTCATCGCCTCCTAGGCTATATGTGGCGCTACAGGATAGTGAGCATCATGGCCTTGACCTTCATTCTGCTGACGACTCTGGTCACAACGGCATTGCCGCTTCTGGCCCGCTATTTTATTGATCAGTTTATCAGCCATAATCAAGTCTGGGCTGGGCTGCCTTTGCTGGCTCTTTACTATGGTCTTTTCCTCTTGCGGGTACTTTTTACCTTCTTGGGAAAGTATTTCTTTGCACGTGTGGCTCAAAGTGTGGTTCGGGACTTGCGACAGGAAAGCTTTGCCAATATCCAGCGTCTGCAAATGGCTTATTTTGATAAAACGCCGGCAGGAGCCATCGTTTCCCGCCTGACCAATGATACTCAGGCAGTAGCAGATATGTTCAGTGAGATTTTTTCTAATTTTTTGAGCTCCCTGCTGATTTTAGTTGTTACTTTGAGCGCTATGTTTGCCCTTAACTGGCAATTGACCCTGATGATCGCTCTCTTTTTGCCTCTGATGGCAGCCTCTATCTTGCTCTATCAGCATTTATCCAATCGCCAGCTCAAGCAGGTCCGGAATAAGCTCAGCGATTTGAATGTCAAGTTATCCGAGAGCATTGAAGGGATGCGGATTATTCAGGCATTTGGGCAAGAGAAGCGCTTGCTGCGGGAGTTTGAAGAAATTAACGGTCAGCATTTAGGCTTTACTAATCGCTATCTCAATATCAATAGTCTCTTTCTGAGACCGGCCATGTCCCTGCTGAAAATCTTGGCCTATGGAGTGATTCTGACTTACTTTGGCTTGACTTGGCAAGTGGCGGGGATTACGGCTGGTATTATGTATGCCTTTATCCAGTATGTCAATCAGCTTTTTAATCCTTTGATTGATGTTATGCAGAATTACTCTGTTTTACAGACATCTTTGGTTGCTGCAGAGCGTGTTTTTGAAATCATGGACCGCACTGATTACGAGCCTGAGCAGGCTAATCTAGACTTGCAAATCCAGGATGGCAGTATCGAATTCAAGCATGTTTCCTTTTCTTATGATGGGAAGCGAGATGTTTTGCAGGATATCTCCTTTTCAGTCAAAAAAGGCCAGACGATTGCCTTTGTTGGCTCGACTGGCTCTGGAAAGTCCTCTATTATCAATCTTTTCCTGCGTTTTTATGAGTTTGAGCGGGGACAAATTTTGATTGATGGCCGTGATATTAAAGACTATAGTCAGGAGGAGCTGCGGCGAAAGATTGGTCTTGTTTTGCAGGATCCCTTCCTTTATCACGGTACCGTTGCTTCCAATATCCAGCTATACCAAGAGCAGCTGACGCGAGAAGACATCATAGAAGCGGCTAAGTTTGTAGATGCTCATGGCTTTATCAGTCAGCTCCCTCAAGGCTATGACGCCCCTGTGACTGAGCGGGGAGCGACTTTTTCTAGCGGTCAACGGCAGCTTCTAGCCTTTGCCAGAACCATCGCGACCAAGCCTAAAATCTTGATTTTGGATGAGGCAACAGCCAATATTGACTCGGAGACAGAGGAGCTGATTCAAGCCTCGCTGAGAAAGATGCGGCAGGGTCGGACAACCATTGCCATTGCCCACCGCCTGTCTACCATTCAGGATGCCGACTGCATCTATGTTTTGGACAAGGGTCGTATTATCGAATCCGGCAGCCACGAAGAATTGTTAGGACAAGATGGCACCTATAAGAAAATGTACCAACTGCAGGCCGGGATGATGGAATCTTGA
- a CDS encoding PLP-dependent aminotransferase family protein, whose protein sequence is MSYNMKKSNLYGDSFMVKAKYQRIVDKITKDIKEGKLATGQKIPSVRKLAERYHCSKDTAQKALIELKYQKYIYAVPKSGYYVLENAQEEKQDLELPVRDDRHQAYEDFRLCVNETLIGRENYLFNYYPQQEGLEDLRRSVQKLMLDSAVYASRDQLVLTSGTQQALYILSQIDFPNQKERILVEQPTYHRINDLLLAQKLPYETIERTPQGINLQELERIFQSEKIKFFYTIPRFHYPLGHSYSRQDKEEILRLAQLYDIYIVEDDYLSDFDSRRELTFHYLDNSQRVIYIKSFSTSLFPALRITALLLPPQIQKTFIAYKSAVDYDSNLIMQKALSLYIDSLMFEKNRLALLQLQEEEARKAQILLEQAQLPLTSYLTKDGILLDLRSLPSVSALKHSSLPLDFFEQSYLTSCPYQYAKLPYDNLEENVEKLKDYLK, encoded by the coding sequence TTGGCTACTGGTCAGAAAATCCCTTCTGTCCGCAAGCTGGCAGAGCGTTATCACTGCAGTAAGGATACCGCGCAAAAGGCTCTGATTGAGCTCAAATATCAGAAGTACATCTATGCCGTTCCCAAAAGTGGCTACTATGTGCTGGAAAATGCTCAGGAAGAAAAGCAGGATTTGGAGCTGCCTGTGAGGGATGACCGCCACCAAGCCTACGAAGATTTCCGACTCTGTGTGAATGAAACTCTGATCGGCCGGGAAAATTATCTCTTCAACTACTACCCTCAGCAGGAAGGACTGGAGGATCTGCGTCGCTCTGTTCAAAAACTGATGCTGGACTCTGCTGTCTATGCTTCTAGGGATCAGTTGGTACTGACTTCCGGCACCCAACAGGCCCTCTATATCCTCTCACAAATTGACTTTCCCAATCAAAAAGAGCGAATCTTGGTGGAGCAGCCGACCTACCATCGGATTAATGATCTTCTGCTAGCACAAAAACTTCCTTATGAAACCATTGAAAGAACTCCACAAGGTATTAATTTGCAAGAACTTGAGAGGATTTTTCAAAGCGAAAAGATCAAATTCTTCTACACCATTCCGCGTTTTCACTATCCCTTGGGCCACTCCTACAGTCGGCAGGACAAGGAAGAGATTCTTCGGCTGGCCCAGCTCTATGATATCTATATTGTAGAGGATGACTATCTATCAGACTTTGATAGCCGGCGGGAGCTAACCTTTCATTATCTAGACAATAGCCAGCGGGTCATCTACATCAAGTCCTTTTCTACCAGCCTTTTCCCGGCCCTAAGGATTACTGCCCTGCTCCTTCCACCCCAGATTCAAAAGACCTTCATCGCTTACAAAAGTGCCGTCGACTATGACAGCAACCTCATCATGCAGAAGGCCCTATCGCTCTACATCGACAGTCTCATGTTTGAAAAAAATAGGCTGGCGCTGCTGCAGCTTCAAGAAGAGGAAGCAAGAAAAGCCCAGATACTACTGGAGCAAGCTCAGCTGCCGCTAACCAGCTATCTGACCAAGGACGGCATCCTGCTAGACTTGAGGTCACTTCCTTCCGTCAGTGCTCTCAAACACAGCAGCCTGCCGCTTGACTTCTTTGAACAGAGCTACCTTACTAGCTGCCCTTACCAGTATGCCAAGCTGCCTTACGATAACCTAGAAGAAAATGTAGAGAAATTAAAAGACTATTTAAAATAG